In Marinicella rhabdoformis, a genomic segment contains:
- a CDS encoding FAD-dependent oxidoreductase: protein MTETFENPAHITIIGAGLVGSLQSIYLAQRGYQVTVFEQLPDIRKEAIPAGRSINLALANRGIHALKEVGVMEQVKPLLIPMKGRMLHDEAGNLKLQSYGQKPEEVIYSVSRAGLVSLLRDKAEATGLVTFHFKHELKAIRFNRKRCDVENTVTAVTISHDFEYLIGADGGGSQVRACIEALEETEVSSELLDHSYKELTVPAGSEGDFQLYKEALHIWPRGEYMMIGLPNPDASFTMTLFMPNKGEASFEAIKNPVQLERFFDEHFADVKALIPDLTHDFFANPTGYLGTIRCNDWHYKNVILTGDAAHAIVPFHGQGMNAGFEDCAALNAALEASDDNWDLAMPIFEASRINNTNAIADMALENYVEMRSSVRDPKFHLKKKIAFELEKRLPEFFIPRYSMVMFHLIPYAEAQSRGLIQNKILDQLSNHVEHIEEVDFERGERLVMQKLPRLS, encoded by the coding sequence ATGACAGAAACATTTGAAAACCCTGCGCACATCACCATCATTGGTGCCGGGCTGGTGGGGTCATTACAGTCCATATATTTGGCACAGCGTGGTTACCAAGTAACTGTTTTTGAGCAATTGCCGGACATACGAAAAGAAGCCATTCCAGCAGGGAGGTCTATCAACTTGGCCTTGGCCAATCGAGGCATTCATGCCTTGAAGGAAGTGGGTGTTATGGAGCAAGTCAAACCCTTATTGATCCCAATGAAAGGTCGTATGTTGCATGATGAAGCGGGAAATTTAAAATTACAAAGTTATGGTCAAAAGCCTGAAGAGGTGATTTATTCGGTGTCGCGTGCTGGCTTGGTCAGTTTGTTGCGGGATAAAGCAGAAGCTACTGGTTTGGTGACGTTTCATTTTAAGCATGAGTTAAAAGCCATCAGGTTTAATCGAAAACGCTGTGATGTTGAAAATACAGTGACTGCTGTGACCATTTCGCATGATTTTGAGTATTTGATTGGTGCCGATGGCGGTGGCAGTCAAGTAAGGGCCTGTATAGAAGCTTTGGAGGAGACTGAGGTCAGTTCAGAGTTGTTAGACCATTCATACAAAGAATTGACTGTGCCAGCAGGCAGCGAAGGTGATTTTCAATTGTATAAAGAGGCGTTGCATATTTGGCCACGTGGAGAATACATGATGATTGGCTTGCCCAACCCTGATGCCAGTTTCACCATGACCTTGTTTATGCCAAACAAGGGTGAGGCAAGTTTTGAGGCGATTAAAAATCCAGTACAATTAGAACGGTTTTTTGATGAACATTTTGCCGATGTAAAAGCGTTGATTCCAGATTTAACGCATGACTTTTTTGCCAATCCGACAGGTTATTTAGGTACCATCAGGTGTAATGACTGGCACTATAAAAATGTGATATTAACGGGTGATGCGGCCCATGCCATTGTACCTTTTCATGGACAAGGCATGAATGCCGGTTTTGAAGACTGTGCTGCATTGAATGCTGCATTGGAAGCATCAGATGATAACTGGGATTTGGCTATGCCTATTTTTGAAGCCTCGCGAATCAACAACACCAACGCCATTGCCGACATGGCTTTGGAGAACTATGTTGAGATGAGGTCATCGGTGCGTGATCCCAAATTCCACCTGAAAAAGAAAATTGCTTTTGAATTAGAAAAGCGATTACCTGAATTCTTTATTCCACGTTATTCAATGGTCATGTTTCATTTGATTCCTTATGCAGAAGCCCAGTCCAGAGGTTTAATACAAAATAAAATATTGGATCAACTCAGTAACCATGTTGAGCACATAGAAGAAGTGGACTTTGAGCGAGGGGAACGATTGGTGATGCAAAAGCTACCCAGATTGAGCTGA
- the kynU gene encoding kynureninase, with translation MELLDRNSFQDDAGFAQLLDANDPLRHMRDAFFIPKIKGSSKEEIYLCGNSLGLQPKLASVYVKEELEKWHKLGVKGHFESDNPWMNYHEGLAKVSAELVGAKPSEVVCMNTLTANLHFLMVSFYQPTAQRHKILIEDHAFPSDHYAVESQIKFHGHNPAESMLLLKPREGEECLRTEDILKAIDEHADELALIMLPGVQYYTGQVFDMQQITDAAQHHGITVGFDLAHATGNIEMKLHDWGVDFAAWCTYKYVNSGPGAVAGCFVHEKHHDNPDMPRFVGWWGHDKATRFKMENTFVPIQSAEGWQLSNPPILSLAAIRGSLETFEQAGGISALRNKSKQLTAYLRFLLNNRLKEEVGIITPDEELSGCQLSLTIKTDKPGKSVFDAIEAEGVTCDWREPNVIRVAPVPLYNRFEEMVHFVDILEQAI, from the coding sequence ATGGAATTACTCGATAGAAACTCCTTTCAGGATGATGCAGGATTCGCTCAACTACTGGATGCCAATGATCCATTGCGCCACATGCGTGATGCTTTTTTTATTCCCAAAATCAAAGGATCAAGTAAGGAAGAAATTTATTTGTGCGGTAACTCTTTGGGATTACAACCGAAACTGGCATCAGTTTATGTCAAAGAAGAGTTAGAAAAGTGGCATAAACTGGGTGTTAAAGGGCATTTTGAAAGTGACAACCCTTGGATGAATTACCATGAAGGTTTGGCCAAGGTTTCGGCAGAGTTGGTGGGGGCCAAGCCATCTGAAGTGGTGTGTATGAATACACTGACAGCTAACTTACACTTTTTGATGGTGAGCTTTTATCAGCCCACAGCCCAGCGCCATAAAATTTTGATAGAAGACCATGCCTTTCCATCAGATCATTATGCGGTCGAATCACAAATTAAATTTCATGGACATAACCCCGCCGAATCTATGCTGCTATTGAAGCCACGTGAAGGTGAAGAATGTTTGCGAACGGAAGATATTTTGAAGGCCATTGATGAACATGCTGATGAATTGGCGTTGATCATGTTGCCGGGTGTTCAGTATTACACCGGGCAAGTATTCGATATGCAGCAGATTACTGATGCCGCACAACACCATGGCATCACTGTTGGTTTTGATTTGGCACATGCCACGGGTAACATTGAAATGAAGTTACATGACTGGGGTGTGGATTTTGCCGCTTGGTGTACTTATAAATATGTCAACTCCGGTCCGGGTGCCGTGGCTGGGTGTTTTGTTCATGAAAAACACCATGATAATCCTGACATGCCGCGTTTTGTCGGTTGGTGGGGGCACGATAAGGCCACTCGTTTTAAAATGGAAAACACTTTTGTGCCGATACAAAGTGCAGAAGGTTGGCAGTTATCTAACCCGCCGATTTTATCACTGGCGGCCATCAGGGGCTCTTTAGAAACGTTTGAACAAGCCGGAGGAATTTCTGCACTTCGCAACAAATCTAAACAGTTAACTGCCTATTTGCGTTTTTTATTGAACAATAGGCTCAAAGAAGAAGTGGGCATCATAACACCTGATGAAGAGTTGTCAGGGTGCCAGCTGTCATTAACGATAAAAACTGATAAACCCGGTAAGTCGGTATTTGATGCCATTGAAGCCGAGGGTGTGACCTGTGATTGGCGGGAGCCCAATGTCATTCGAGTGGCACCTGTACCTTTGTATAATCGTTTTGAAGAAATGGTTCATTTTGTTGATATTTTGGAGCAAGCCATATGA
- a CDS encoding beta strand repeat-containing protein, with protein MKTFYFKGFFISPLLLLISLFYATNSFATATIFELYQNITPGTVQARPSNFAIFNGELFFEAANAADNDEPFRFDGTTLTQITNAAHPGGTADSNLTSQFVFNGNLYAVMESNVGRELFQYNTGNQQYELHTNLNGAGDGYPILAGDINGDVIIYNGHLLMHANQAASDRRFYLLRSDNNQLQLLAGTTKIDPSNVALFGGQLFYEADDGAGNDEPFRFNGTTETQITNASPLAGNDSNLTSQFVFNGNLYAVMESNVGRELYQYNTGNGQYEVHTNLNGAGDGYPILSGDINGNVVIYNGHLLMHANLSGSDRRFYLLRSDNNTLQLLAGTTKIDPSNVALFGGQLFYEANDGAGNDEPFRFNGTTEFQITNNAHPGGTADSNLTSQFPYLGDLYAVMESNNGRELYKYNTGTNVYERMIDFNGAGDSYPIHAKDINGTVIEYQNAMIFRASDTGTEGELYRLRAVAVPPELSINDVSITEGNSGTSNLNFTVTRTNNTSTVSVNYDTANGTAIAGSDYVANSGTLNFTNGGGLTQNITISINGDQLVELNENFVVNLSNPTNSATISDSQGTGTINNNDAASLSINDMTVTEGNAGTSQMTFTVTLNQGVDTGLSVNASTADGTATLANNDYDQVSGSTINFAGNAGETQTLSVNINGDTVVEANETLTVNLSGLSASGRNVSIADAQGLGTINNNDAASLSINDVSTSEGNAGTSQMTFTITLDQAVDTALSINASTADGTATLADSDYVQVSAAAINFVGNAGETQTISVDVIGDTAVENNETLTVNLSGLAANGRNVTVADSQGQGTINNDDAASFSIADAVLVEGDAGNSSMVFTVTLSDNIGGAGSVDYATANSTATSGSDYTNASGTLNFTGTAGETQNISIDISGDELVELDEIFLINLSNPVGTNVVIGDGQANGTINNDDNASISINDMTITEGDTGTSQLTFTVTLDQAVDTALTVDASTADGTATLADNDYLQLVGITLNFAGTLGETQTVSVAINGDALVENNETLVVNLSALAANGRNVTVADSQGQGTINNNDSASLSINDVSVAEGNAGTSQLTFTVTLDQAVDTALTVDASTADGTATLADNDYAQLTGSTINFAGTSGETQTVSVIINGDTVVENNETLTVNLSSLSANGRDVTVADSQGLGTINNDDSSSFSIADAVVVEGDNGTSSMVFTVTLSASKSGAASVDYATANSTALSGSDYTSASGTLNFVGTAGETQTISIDIIGDEIVELDEALLVDLSNPVGLNATIADGQAIGIISNDDSATITINDLSLNEGNSGTTAFDFTLTLDNAVDTSLSVDATTNDGTATAGSDYASNNNTVNFIGTGNESHDFSVSVNGDTVTEANEAFQVALSNLSVSGRDVVLSNNSVTGNILNDDSSTLSIDDVTITEGQNGTSVATLTVSLNMAVKNGVDVDYTTQDGTAQAGSDYTANNGTLSFTGTPGETQTIDVTINGDNLVELDEMLTVELSNVSAPGVTLGDSSGAINVTNDDQARLSINDMSVIEGNAGTNQVTLTITSDQAVDAPFTVDAHTTDSSATLADNDYVSSSSTINFSGNAGETQQITVDVIGDLAPESDEDFYIELSSVSANGRDVTIGNSQGTVTILSDDPDLSATKVANFVIPLGQTDTISYQVILTNNNVNADQVVFNDTPDVLTTIVPGSVTTTQGTVLTGNTQADTTISIDIGSVNSGASVTINYDVQVNNGVNAGSSIVNQGMFSGTNFQDILTDDPNINGNNNPTVAGVTDAIMVPTLNEYMLVLLLGMVLTLGIIRTRLQ; from the coding sequence ATGAAAACATTTTATTTCAAAGGGTTTTTTATATCCCCTTTATTGCTGTTAATATCACTTTTTTACGCTACAAACTCTTTTGCTACAGCCACCATATTTGAACTGTATCAAAACATAACACCCGGCACAGTACAAGCCAGGCCGAGTAATTTTGCCATATTCAATGGCGAGTTGTTTTTTGAAGCTGCCAATGCAGCTGATAATGATGAGCCATTTAGGTTTGATGGGACGACCTTAACTCAAATTACAAATGCAGCACACCCTGGTGGAACTGCAGATTCAAACCTAACCTCACAATTTGTTTTCAATGGTAATTTATATGCCGTCATGGAAAGCAATGTGGGCCGTGAATTGTTCCAATACAACACAGGCAACCAACAATATGAACTGCATACCAACCTCAATGGTGCTGGTGATGGCTACCCAATTTTGGCTGGGGACATCAATGGCGATGTCATTATTTATAATGGCCACTTACTCATGCATGCCAATCAAGCGGCCAGTGATCGTCGCTTTTATCTTCTTAGGTCTGACAACAACCAATTACAACTTTTAGCCGGTACAACTAAAATTGACCCAAGCAACGTGGCCCTTTTTGGCGGTCAATTATTCTACGAAGCCGATGATGGTGCAGGTAATGATGAACCATTTCGTTTCAATGGCACAACAGAGACACAAATCACCAATGCATCACCTTTAGCTGGTAATGACTCAAACCTCACTTCACAATTTGTTTTCAATGGTAATTTATATGCTGTCATGGAAAGCAATGTGGGCCGTGAGTTATACCAATACAACACTGGTAATGGGCAGTATGAAGTTCACACCAACCTCAATGGTGCAGGAGATGGTTACCCAATTTTATCTGGAGACATCAATGGTAATGTGGTTATTTATAACGGCCACTTACTCATGCATGCCAACCTGTCGGGCAGTGACCGCCGATTTTACCTTCTTAGGTCTGACAATAACACGCTTCAATTGCTGGCTGGCACAACTAAAATTGACCCAAGTAACGTGGCCCTTTTTGGTGGTCAATTATTCTACGAAGCCAATGATGGTGCAGGTAATGATGAGCCTTTCCGCTTCAATGGCACCACAGAATTTCAAATCACAAACAATGCCCACCCTGGTGGAACTGCAGATTCCAACTTAACGTCACAGTTTCCTTACTTAGGTGATTTATATGCCGTCATGGAAAGCAATAATGGTCGTGAACTTTATAAATACAATACAGGAACTAATGTTTATGAACGGATGATTGACTTTAATGGTGCTGGTGACAGCTACCCCATTCATGCCAAAGACATCAATGGCACCGTTATTGAATATCAAAATGCCATGATATTCCGTGCGTCTGACACTGGCACAGAAGGAGAATTATACCGCTTACGCGCTGTAGCAGTGCCGCCAGAACTCAGTATTAACGATGTTTCTATAACTGAAGGAAATTCTGGGACCAGCAATTTGAACTTCACAGTGACTCGAACAAACAACACTTCTACAGTTAGTGTGAATTATGACACCGCCAATGGCACAGCAATCGCAGGCAGTGACTATGTCGCAAACAGTGGCACCTTAAATTTCACCAATGGTGGTGGATTAACACAAAATATCACTATTTCAATCAATGGTGACCAGTTGGTTGAACTGAATGAAAACTTTGTTGTTAACTTATCCAACCCGACTAACAGTGCCACAATAAGCGACAGCCAAGGCACAGGTACCATTAACAACAATGATGCAGCCAGTTTATCTATCAATGACATGACAGTAACTGAAGGCAATGCAGGTACCAGCCAAATGACATTCACCGTCACCTTAAATCAAGGTGTAGATACGGGATTATCAGTTAATGCCAGTACAGCAGATGGCACAGCTACACTTGCAAACAATGATTATGACCAGGTATCTGGCAGCACAATAAACTTTGCAGGTAATGCCGGTGAAACACAAACCCTCAGCGTTAACATCAATGGTGATACAGTGGTTGAAGCCAATGAAACGCTGACTGTTAATTTATCAGGGCTTTCTGCAAGCGGCAGAAACGTCAGCATTGCAGATGCCCAGGGGCTTGGAACCATCAATAACAACGATGCGGCCAGTTTGTCAATTAACGATGTCAGCACTTCTGAAGGCAATGCAGGTACCAGCCAAATGACATTCACAATCACTTTGGATCAAGCTGTCGACACCGCACTATCAATCAATGCCAGTACAGCAGATGGCACAGCAACACTTGCAGACAGTGACTATGTTCAAGTATCCGCAGCTGCCATTAATTTTGTAGGTAACGCTGGCGAAACGCAAACCATCAGTGTTGATGTCATCGGAGACACCGCCGTTGAAAATAACGAAACATTGACTGTTAATTTATCTGGCTTAGCTGCCAATGGCAGAAATGTAACTGTAGCCGACAGTCAAGGACAAGGCACCATTAATAATGATGATGCGGCCAGTTTTTCAATCGCCGATGCTGTTTTAGTTGAGGGCGATGCTGGCAACAGCAGCATGGTGTTTACCGTCACACTCAGCGATAACATAGGCGGTGCAGGCAGTGTTGATTATGCCACAGCAAACAGCACAGCAACTTCTGGCTCAGATTATACCAATGCCTCTGGCACCCTCAACTTTACAGGTACAGCTGGCGAAACCCAAAACATCAGTATTGACATATCTGGGGATGAATTGGTGGAACTGGATGAAATATTCCTGATTAACTTATCAAACCCTGTAGGCACCAATGTAGTCATTGGAGATGGACAAGCCAATGGCACAATCAATAACGATGACAACGCCAGTATATCTATTAATGACATGACCATCACGGAAGGAGACACTGGTACCAGCCAGTTGACTTTCACTGTCACCTTAGACCAAGCAGTTGATACTGCCTTAACAGTTGATGCCAGCACAGCAGACGGCACCGCAACTCTGGCTGACAATGATTACCTTCAACTGGTAGGAATCACCCTAAATTTTGCGGGTACTTTAGGCGAAACTCAAACAGTGAGTGTGGCAATTAATGGTGATGCATTGGTTGAAAACAATGAAACATTGGTCGTTAACCTGTCTGCTTTGGCTGCCAATGGCAGAAATGTAACTGTAGCTGACAGTCAAGGACAAGGTACCATCAATAACAACGATTCGGCCAGCTTATCCATCAATGACGTATCTGTTGCTGAAGGTAATGCAGGAACCAGCCAGTTGACTTTCACTGTCACCTTAGACCAAGCAGTTGATACTGCCTTAACAGTTGATGCCAGCACAGCAGACGGCACAGCCACTCTGGCTGACAATGATTATGCTCAACTGACTGGAAGTACCATTAATTTTGCGGGCACTTCAGGCGAAACTCAAACGGTAAGTGTAATTATAAACGGCGACACTGTGGTTGAGAACAACGAAACTTTGACTGTTAACTTATCATCACTGTCTGCCAATGGCAGGGATGTGACTGTTGCTGACAGCCAAGGATTGGGAACCATCAACAACGATGACTCTTCAAGTTTTTCAATCGCCGATGCTGTTGTTGTTGAAGGAGACAATGGTACCAGCAGCATGGTGTTTACCGTTACCTTAAGTGCATCAAAGAGTGGAGCTGCCAGTGTTGACTATGCCACTGCAAACAGCACCGCACTTTCCGGTTCTGACTATACCAGTGCATCTGGAACACTTAATTTTGTTGGTACTGCAGGTGAAACTCAAACCATCAGTATTGATATTATTGGCGATGAAATTGTTGAATTAGATGAGGCCCTTTTGGTTGACTTATCTAACCCTGTAGGACTGAACGCCACCATTGCAGATGGCCAGGCAATTGGAATCATAAGCAACGATGACAGTGCCACAATAACCATCAATGATTTGAGCCTCAATGAAGGTAATAGCGGCACAACAGCTTTCGACTTTACACTGACTCTCGATAATGCCGTTGACACCAGTTTAAGTGTTGATGCAACGACAAATGATGGCACTGCCACTGCAGGTTCAGATTATGCAAGCAATAACAACACAGTAAATTTTATCGGAACCGGCAATGAGAGTCATGACTTTTCTGTATCGGTTAATGGTGACACTGTTACCGAAGCGAATGAAGCTTTCCAAGTGGCATTAAGCAACTTATCTGTCAGTGGTAGGGATGTTGTTTTGAGTAATAACTCAGTAACTGGAAACATTTTGAATGATGACTCTTCTACCCTCAGTATTGATGATGTAACAATCACAGAAGGTCAAAATGGCACGAGTGTTGCTACATTGACAGTGTCGCTTAACATGGCTGTAAAAAATGGTGTTGATGTTGATTATACAACACAAGATGGTACCGCCCAGGCTGGTTCAGATTACACTGCAAACAACGGTACTTTGAGCTTTACAGGCACCCCTGGTGAAACTCAAACCATTGATGTCACCATTAATGGTGATAACTTGGTTGAACTGGATGAGATGCTGACAGTTGAATTGAGCAATGTTTCAGCACCAGGTGTAACTTTAGGTGATAGCTCAGGTGCCATAAATGTGACCAATGATGACCAAGCCAGATTGTCAATAAATGACATGAGTGTTATAGAAGGCAATGCAGGAACCAACCAGGTAACTTTAACCATCACCTCAGATCAAGCTGTTGATGCTCCTTTTACCGTTGATGCTCACACCACTGATAGTTCAGCAACCCTTGCAGACAACGATTATGTAAGCAGTAGCAGTACAATTAATTTCTCAGGTAATGCCGGTGAAACACAACAAATTACAGTTGATGTTATCGGAGATTTAGCACCAGAAAGTGATGAGGATTTCTATATTGAGCTGTCCTCTGTTTCTGCAAATGGTAGAGATGTGACCATAGGTAACAGCCAAGGAACCGTAACCATTTTAAGTGACGATCCTGATTTATCAGCCACCAAGGTTGCCAATTTCGTTATTCCATTAGGACAAACTGATACCATCAGCTATCAAGTCATATTGACCAACAACAATGTCAATGCAGATCAAGTGGTGTTCAATGACACGCCAGATGTATTGACGACCATAGTACCCGGTAGTGTAACAACCACACAAGGCACTGTACTTACAGGCAATACACAAGCAGACACAACCATTTCAATAGATATTGGAAGCGTTAACAGTGGAGCCAGTGTAACCATTAATTATGATGTACAAGTTAATAATGGAGTTAATGCTGGAAGCAGCATCGTAAACCAAGGTATGTTTTCAGGAACTAATTTCCAAGATATTTTAACTGACGACCCCAACATCAATGGCAATAACAACCCAACAGTTGCTGGTGTTACCGATGCCATCATGGTGCCAACTTTGAACGAATACATGTTGGTGCTGTTACTTGGTATGGTGCTTACTTTGGGAATTATAAGAACCCGTTTACAGTAA
- a CDS encoding shikimate kinase, whose translation MKTLIMGNSSSGKSTLAKNKVAKYGVAHLDLDVLAWLPCDPPERMPIEKSAEKIRTFINQHKSWVIEGCYADLLAFAAKEADELIFMNLSVEDCVANAKNRPWEPHKYESKAAQDANLNMLIEWITQYPLRVDVCSLNSHLNLFENFSGSKHCYIENLKVDKK comes from the coding sequence ATGAAAACTTTAATCATGGGCAATTCAAGTTCAGGTAAGTCAACTTTAGCCAAAAACAAAGTGGCAAAATACGGTGTTGCACACTTGGATTTAGATGTTTTGGCATGGCTGCCTTGTGATCCACCTGAGCGCATGCCCATTGAAAAATCTGCTGAAAAGATCAGAACATTTATCAATCAGCACAAAAGCTGGGTGATCGAAGGTTGTTATGCGGACTTACTGGCATTTGCAGCCAAAGAAGCGGATGAATTGATTTTCATGAATTTGTCAGTGGAAGACTGTGTGGCAAACGCCAAAAACAGGCCCTGGGAACCACATAAGTATGAAAGCAAAGCAGCACAAGATGCCAACCTGAATATGTTGATTGAATGGATTACTCAATACCCACTTCGTGTTGATGTGTGTTCATTGAATTCACATTTGAATTTGTTTGAAAACTTTTCTGGTTCAAAGCATTGTTATATAGAAAACTTGAAGGTCGATAAAAAATAA
- a CDS encoding PQQ-binding-like beta-propeller repeat protein produces the protein MNHIYLGIKGKAVCVDKNNGNIIWQTTLKSTSSVTNIYLEDNKLFAYSGGHLFCLNKADGTMLWENELKGFGYGPCIIASENQDAAQINAQLAAQQAAAAAVITASTVATTSNSGG, from the coding sequence ATGAATCACATCTATTTAGGTATCAAGGGTAAAGCGGTTTGTGTTGATAAAAACAATGGAAACATCATTTGGCAAACTACATTGAAGTCCACATCATCGGTTACCAATATTTATTTAGAAGACAACAAATTGTTTGCCTATTCAGGCGGGCATTTGTTCTGCCTGAATAAAGCTGACGGCACGATGCTTTGGGAAAATGAGTTGAAAGGCTTTGGCTATGGTCCATGTATTATTGCCAGTGAAAATCAAGATGCTGCACAAATCAATGCACAATTGGCTGCACAACAAGCGGCCGCAGCAGCCGTAATCACAGCATCGACAGTAGCTACAACATCTAATTCTGGTGGATAA
- a CDS encoding choice-of-anchor I family protein — translation MKKLLLAMSKGSSKALAATLILGCSTMAPAAVVLIKVNSIDTALGEGSAEITSYDKSNSKLFVINSGFASFGIYDFSNPSQVPVATIINLSNFGAGPNSIASFNGLVAVAVEAETKTDTGTVEFFDSTGQHLKTLTVGALPDMLTFTHDGMKLVVANEGEPDEGINPMGTISIIDLTSGVASATVNTLDFSAFNNQDLGETIIADGVAVIDDVEPEYVAISSDNNTAFVTLQENNAVAVVDLTDASITAIHALGSKDHMLAGNELDVSDKDGLKGEGEINLQNWPVKGLFMPDAIATYQVDGVNYYITANEGDARSEDERVKDLVLDPLTFPDLATLQADANLGRLKVQSNLGQGQTGYTELYAYGARSFTIWNGETGAQVFDSGSEFANIIASQNPEIFNANDASVDKFDERSDDKGMEPEGVTLGQVGDKTLAFIGLERTGGVMTYDVTDPVAPVFESYTPATDGDVAPEGLLFIPASDNGMNQDLLLVSHEDTGTIAVYTVSEDLIFKSDFED, via the coding sequence ATGAAGAAACTATTATTGGCAATGTCAAAAGGCAGCTCAAAAGCATTGGCCGCCACCTTGATTTTGGGTTGCAGCACCATGGCTCCGGCAGCGGTGGTATTAATCAAAGTCAACAGCATAGACACAGCTTTGGGTGAAGGTTCTGCTGAAATCACATCATACGATAAAAGCAACAGCAAACTGTTTGTTATCAACTCAGGCTTTGCTTCTTTTGGCATATATGACTTTTCAAACCCGAGCCAGGTACCTGTTGCAACAATCATAAACTTATCAAACTTTGGCGCCGGACCGAACAGCATAGCATCTTTCAATGGTTTGGTGGCCGTTGCAGTAGAAGCAGAAACCAAAACAGACACAGGCACGGTTGAATTTTTTGACAGCACAGGACAACACTTAAAGACACTCACCGTTGGGGCATTACCTGACATGCTGACCTTCACTCATGATGGCATGAAGCTGGTTGTGGCCAATGAAGGTGAGCCAGATGAAGGCATTAATCCTATGGGTACCATCAGCATCATTGACCTGACTTCAGGTGTGGCTTCAGCAACCGTCAATACTTTGGATTTTTCAGCATTCAACAACCAAGACTTGGGTGAAACCATCATTGCCGATGGCGTGGCTGTGATTGATGATGTGGAGCCAGAATATGTGGCCATATCCAGTGACAACAACACAGCATTTGTCACCTTACAGGAAAACAATGCGGTTGCAGTTGTTGATTTGACTGATGCAAGTATCACAGCGATTCATGCTTTGGGCAGTAAAGACCACATGCTGGCTGGTAATGAGTTGGATGTCAGTGACAAAGATGGTCTAAAAGGTGAGGGTGAAATAAACCTACAAAACTGGCCAGTGAAAGGCTTATTTATGCCCGATGCCATTGCGACGTATCAAGTGGATGGTGTGAATTACTACATTACAGCCAATGAAGGTGATGCGCGTTCAGAAGATGAACGTGTCAAAGACTTGGTTTTAGATCCCCTGACTTTTCCAGATTTAGCAACATTACAAGCTGATGCGAACTTGGGTCGATTAAAAGTACAAAGTAACCTCGGTCAAGGTCAAACTGGGTACACCGAATTGTATGCTTATGGTGCACGTTCATTCACCATTTGGAATGGAGAAACTGGGGCACAGGTTTTTGACTCAGGCAGTGAATTCGCCAATATCATCGCGTCTCAAAACCCTGAAATTTTTAATGCCAATGACGCATCAGTTGATAAATTCGATGAGCGCAGTGATGACAAAGGCATGGAGCCAGAAGGTGTGACTTTGGGTCAAGTGGGTGATAAAACTTTGGCTTTTATTGGCTTAGAGCGTACCGGTGGCGTAATGACCTATGATGTGACTGATCCTGTCGCGCCTGTATTTGAAAGTTACACGCCAGCAACCGATGGTGATGTGGCTCCTGAAGGTTTGTTGTTCATTCCAGCCAGTGACAATGGCATGAATCAAGACTTGTTATTGGTCAGTCATGAAGACACAGGCACCATTGCTGTGTATACCGTGAGTGAGGATTTGATTTTCAAATCTGATTTTGAAGATTGA